The genomic region actgtgatggctcgaaagttggcacagtccattctgtcacccttcttgtactctgggtggatgacacccagcttccagtcctccggtatcctttcctgctcccaaattttcacaattagctggtgcatactgacggcaagctctaccgaacccatcttgaatagttctgccaccagcccatcgctgccagctgctttgttctgtttcagctgcttgatggcactagtgacttcgtccaaggatggtgggagcacatcgtcatctacctcctggctaatgtgctgctcaattctgtctgcgccgctgctggactcccctaattccgctccgttcaggtgtccgttgaagtagcacttccacctttcgatcacctctcgctcgtccgtaagaatgttgccctcctcgtcacgacacattgcgacgttTGGCGTGTAGCCGCCTCgtgtcttcttcaacatcctgtagaactggcgagtttcccccgactgagttagctgctgcaacagttgttcatccgactcctcgaagcggcgcttcttgctctcgaagagccgggtttgctgtgtcctcagtcgtttgtagtgttccacgttctgacgggtttcgcgctgcagcattcgggcgcgcgctgcgttcttctcggatagtgcccgcctgcactcgtcatcgaaccactctttcctctggttacgtggcttatggcccagtgtctgctcggctgtgctgttgatgactcgctccaccatacgccagtggtcatcgagggacatcgtggcggtcgcgttgttgtccggtagcgcttccccaagcgctgacgcgtagccctcggcaacagcaggtattcgcagccgatccgtgtttaggcgtggggtaggccggtgacgcagtgtattgacagcgcagagcttctgccgtagcttcaccataaccaggaagtggtccgagtcgacgtttgcgcccctgtacgtacgtacgtcgatgatgtccgagaagtgccttccgtctatgagaacgtggtctatttgggaatatgtctgctgtggtgatctccaggtgtagctgaaacgaggtttgtgctggaagaaggtgctacggatgttcaTGTGCCTCGAGGCTGCGAAGTTGATGAGCCggaggccgttgtcgttggttagctggtggacGCTAAAGCTACCAATCGTAGGTTTATAGGCCTCCTCTCGCCCGACCTGAGCATTTAGATCTCCGATGACTATCTTCACATCATGTTGTGGGCAGCGGTCGTACTCCCTTTCCAGCTGCGTATAAAACGCGTCTTTGTCGTCATCGCTGCTCCCAAGGTGCGGGCTGTGCACATTTATAATGCTCAGGTTGAAGAAGCGTCCACGTATCCTCAACCTGCACATCCTGTCGttgatcggccaccatccgatcacacgcttcctcatagcacccataacaaggaacgccgtaccgagctcgtgcttGTCTCCACCACTCTGGTAGATCATGCAATCGCTACGGTAGGGGCGCTCCGAGACTCCTTTCCAGCGAACCTCCTGAAGTGCTACTATTTCAAAGCCGCGGGCTCTCACTTCCTCTGTGAGTATTCTGGTACTCCCGGGTGAGGTAAGAGACCTGCAGTTCCATGTACCGAGTTTCCAATCGTAGTCCTTTTTTCGTTGCGTGGGTCGGGCATGATTGGTCCAAAACGGGTATTCTTCGTGGTGACTATTCGTTGCAATTGTACAGAGGGTGGCTTGCAAGGCCTCTCCCTCCGCCTCCTATCTCGTCGGTGGAACAACGCATCCTAGCTGTTTTACGTCCCGTAGGATGCCAGGACAGGGTGTACAGCCGCCCCTAACATGGGGAACAGACGCTGGTTCGAGCCGCTCCTAACATGGAGAACAGACGCTCGGGGATGAACTACTAGCAAGTAGCAGTCCATTCCCCCTCTCAATTCAGCCTTGCCGCCCATCCgcccaagggggtgggtttccccgtgtacccaagcttggatatttaggcgacaagttaccgttctgtacgtcgcggacgtattgagtaggagttggggaggagagcctatagtagccttcaggaggcgtcggatccaACCCTTTACAGAACAAACGTTCAACGTCATAGGTCCCGCATAATTGTCACACGTCTTACcttgaaattaataattttaacagCGCAATCACCCTTTTCCTGACCATTTGAACAATTTGAGTCATAATGGGGCCGCCCCCCTTGGGCGAAAGTGTACTGCGAAACATGAAAAGGGCCCGGTGCAAAAATAAACTCGCCAACGATAATAATATTTCACCAGGCAGGCAACGGGTTGCGATATAGTTGCACCGCACTGCAACAGAATGCAGAGAAAATGGTGCCGCGTTTCGGACGGGTACGCAAAACTGCGACAACATGCGGGCTGctgggaaaacgggaaaacagCACACCCGCCCGGCCCTGGTCGTCTACTTTGTACGATGAATTTTGCAGAGTTGATGTCGACCGGGGCCCAACGTCCGGGTTCGTGCGCTCATCTGCATTTGTGTGCTACTGCTAATGAAGTTCTGCTGCTGCCGTCGGTGAGAGTCCCACTGCCAAAAGTGCCTTCAGCATCCATTCCGGGGGCTTATCTCGGCCCGGAGGAACGGGGACGCAAGCGTCAGAGTTTTCTTTGATGTGGGCCCTATGCTGTGTCGGCATGGCGTTGCTAGTATTCGTCCGTGCCGGGCTCTGGTGCGACAGTTACCTATGAGCCGTCGAGGAGTTTTCATGGCATTTCCTTCCGGTGTCCCTCCGTCCAGCCGCAACGACTCGTTTATTTCGTCTAGGAACTGTCACCCAAATGGTACCGGCTTCAGTTTCCACGACCATGGATGGACCATTTTGTCGTGGAATTTTCGGGTGGACTATTGCGGTTtaacttcgtttgttttttcaccaAGCAGCCCCGTGGGAAATATGCATGCAACAAATTGGCCACTTGAAGCGCGGCCAGCCGAAGAACAACGATGGAGGGGAATGGAAATAATCTCGTAAAAATAACGCGTTCTAGCACTGGGCACATCATTGCTGCTAATCGCCATTGTCGGTTGGACAAACACCGAGATGTGACGAGAAACTTTTCGACGACTGTTTGACGTTTGGGACGGAAGCAGTCGGAATCACAAGCGTATTGTCAGGCGGTAAAAGTTTTAATCGAATAACATGGCCACCGTAAAGCGGTCTGGTCGGCAATCCATCGATGCGAGCCGCTTGCGAAAATAAGTGAAAAGCAAACAGAGGAATGAAACAAGAAGAAGATGGAAAATGACGAGAGGACCTCGCGATGGCAGAAATGTACGAttaagaaaagcgaaaaagtcGGCTGTGCAGTTGTCGCACGATGGGAAATTGACCATATTGACACCGACATCGGTTCGGGGTAAAAATAGAAGATTGACTTTAACGTCAGTTTCCAGCTTGTCGTAGACTTTTGGAGCAGTTGTACGCAATGACAAATCTTAGAAAATTTATTACAGTGGCTTTAATAACTTTAATGCATAAAGATAAAGATGGAACAATCCATTTGAACACCAACTTTCATAGTTGAACATCATAAAATAACATCATGTATTATGTTTTTGTCGTTCTTCGTAACCTCTTTAACTGTATTTCTATGTgagatttaaatttacatacGGTAGATGAAAACAAGAACTATCTATTTGGGTGAATTTCAGCTTTAGTATAGCTTTTCCGGTTTACTGATAAACACTAAAATAtattgctttaaaaaatcGCAAAAATGCTTTTAGCAGTCATTTTGACCGCTCTTTTTAAGACGCTGTAAATTCCCTATTTAtgaagatttttttcaaaaaagctACTTTTGAGTAAATTGGTTCACTGGGAAAATACAACACAGAGAAATCGATTAAATATCAATCATATAAAATATGTTGttattgtaattttttaaatgtagtgGTAAAAACCATGTAAAgagtaaaaaccaaaaatctcTTCTCAACCCCTTCTTCACCGCGCGTCGTCAAGCTAgtagttaaatattttttgtgtatttgATGTTGTTCCGAACGTAAACGAACatactttttaataaaacatggTAATTAAAGTTTAATCTTGTTTGTTCtaccatttattttatttgattttggtttttgattaatttgtaAATTCCGTGAGGTGACTAAACATCtatcttttatttcattgtttttgtttcagagCCCTTTGGAGGTATAACCTGTCCACTCCGAGCAAGTTCACTGCTACGGTGCGGCTAGTGTCGCCTTTGGCCGTGGTGTGCCGGGCCAAAAATAGAACCAATCGAACAAACGTGCTACCGTGCCTCGGCCGTGCTTGTCTCGTGGCTGCGGTTACGATTGAGGCGTAAAATCCGGCCGATCGGAAGCGCTGATAAGGCGCATCGTTCCGCCGGATAGCTCCATCAAGTGCAGTTGCAGCCAGCTCAACTAGTCGCCTTTCCGGGTAAGTAAATGTTGTCTCTCACGGcccgcacacgcacacaagcgCACGAAGATGATGATTTAGTCGTTGCATCTCACGGCTCGGGGTTGCGTGGTTATctcccgggggggggggggaggggtctGTCCGGCGGGCGAATCAGACATCGCCCGAGTGCTCTCGTAAACACTACACTTGGTGCTCGGTGTTTTGTCGGCCGCAACCTTCACCATGATCGCGCGATAGTGGCGATAGCGCAGTTCCGCTTCTCAGTCTCCCTCtgctccccccctccctctccctctccctgcTAACCGACGAAGACGAGGGGGAGGGTTGGATTATCGCCGTCCGAACTCCGTCTCAGTGTATCGCGCGCAACGGAACGGTGAAGATGGCGCAGGCGGACATCGGGCAGTTCTTCGCCGAGCACGACATCGTGCCGGTGCTGGTGGACCGGGCGCCGCAGTCGTTCGCGAAGGTGGTGTACCGCGGGAAGAAGCTGGTCGACGCGGGGAAGGAGCTGTCGCCGACCGAGGTGCGCGAGGAACCGAAGGTCGAGTGGTACGCCGACCCGACCGCGCTGCACACGCTGGTGATGATCGATCCGGACTCGCCGAGCCGGATGGAGCCGTCGAACCGGGAGTTCGCCCACTGGCTGGTCGGCAACATCCCGGGCCGGCATGTGCAGAACGGCGAGACGCTGTTCCAGTACGTGCCGGTTTTCCCTCGCTCCGGCGTCGGCTTCCACCGGTACATCTTTCTCGTCTTTCGCCAGCAGTCCTGGAACGACTATTCCGAGGCACCGCGCGCGTCAAGCAAGTATGTTCGGTGTGGCCCGCGGGGTGGGGCTTTTCCCACCCCGCATTGCCTTCAAAGCTGATTCTTTTTCCCAACCCTCGAGATAGCAACCGGACGCCGAGGGTGCGCTTCAGCACGCGAGATTTCGCTCGCCGGTAcagcctaggccagccggtgGCCGGTAACTTCTTCATCGCGCAGTACGACGACTACGTGCCGGTGGTTCTGGCCAAATTTCCACCCTCCGACGATTACTGACGACCTCGATGGCGGCGAACAGTTCCCTGCCGAGTTGCCAACCGATCGAAATCAATTATCGCGATCAAATAACACACCACCGGCCGTCCATTTTGTGTTCGACCTTTCGCGTGCATTTCAAACCGAGGTGAGCGGAGCGTTTTCCAGCGTGTTCATAGTGTGGTTGCGGTTTCCGAAACTTCCTTCTGCCGCCGCATCGATGAACGTCGATCGTATCGTTTCCGGTAGCGATAAAACTCATTACAACAGTTCGATTGAAGCGCTAGTGAAGTGACAACCACTTCACTGTTGACATTTCAGCTCCAAGTGCTCGCCAAGCCAAGCCGAACGGTTCGGTTACAGCACCGAAAATCCGCTTTCCATTCCAAACACCGACGGCACACGTGTATGTTTCGTATCGTTCGCCAATCGACCGCATTGTGCAAGCGGTTTCCGTTCAATACCGGTGCGCAAGctgttaaaatattaaaactgtTAAATCGTGAAACCTTTAATCCCGTACGAACACTCGAATAAATATTGACCGAAGTGTGCGAGAGCGTCAAGGTTCGCCCGAGAGAGATGAGGACGTAGCACTGTTTATCCTTCAGCTCGACGGGTGGTTGCGTAAGCCGGGCAGGGAAAGTTTGGCAAACTGTAGGTAGATTTGCAACGTTGTAACGCCGGTGAGCGAGTGGAATAGTTAATTGTGTTCAACCTGACCTGATTATGAGCAAAACTGGGAGCTTTTCTTTTGCGCCACCAAAGGTCCTTCTGTCGACCTTACGAGCGCTTTGTCCAAATTTGTGCgttcaaaaccaaaaaaataaataaacatacacAAACTCACTCATGACCCCCAACCCGAGTTCGCATCCGTTCTGGATAACCGTTGCACTTTCGCTGATTGAATTACAGCAATGAGTCATGATTGCACGGTGCACAACCTCATCTGCTTCACCCTGTGAGAAGCACCGAGGATTCGCCAGTGGGACGCGAATGTTGCGCTTCGTTCTCATTTGgatgattttattccactcgtTATACACGCAATCTATGGGGCCGGGGGGTCGTGGTTCTTTCGCCAGTGCGTATGTAGTTTAACAAGAGACAGCAGCGGCTCCCTAGAGTATAACGATTGGATTCCATTGCTTTGAGTTAGCAAATTGACAAGGTTACATTGGAAGGAGGCGGTTGAAGGGGGGTCCCGATTGGCTGCGAGCCTGAAATGATACATCATACGCGTAAAattatttcgttttctttttaaactaATGGAAGATTTTGGATAAGATTTAGGAATAGATAAGATGTAGGAtaagatgaaataaaaataaaatatattttttcatctACTATGTGAAGCTGGTCATGCATTAAGTGTAGCAAGAAGTGTCTGTAACCACAATTGTCAAATGTATAATAAactaaaatttcataaaaattcataaGATTTTTCTTCGCTAACgataaaacaaatccaacaCAACTATTTAAGTGAATTAAGAACgacttgttttaatttttttctctgtgTTTTTCATACCGTTGTTGCATAACTAAACAATTGTAGTTAAGTTtagtttgtattttatttgtaatCTTACAGTGTACACGGAGGAAACCTGtaaaatatctcaaaaaattatataaataatTGATAGTTTTCAAtctaaattgtaaaattattgATACCGCATTTTAAACGTACTACAGGTTGTATCTAAGCTGTTGTTTTTCCCCTTTGAAAAGTGGAAACTATAAGATCTTTGTTTAGCTGCACCAAGGATTTATATTGCAGCTCTTTTGAGTATAATCTGTCCGaacaatttcaaaattatATTATTAAACCGACGTTAGTTACCCCCAAAGTTCGCCTGTGGAACCATCAAGCCGTAAGCAAGATGATACAACACTCCGTTTATGGTAATTTCACATGTTTGGGAAATCCCAGGCGTTACAGAGCGAGTTCAAAATCGAGCATCAAAAATAACGACGAAACGTTACAGCGAATAAAGGCACCTATGTACCCTCGCTTATCCATACCCCGGAACACGATTGGTGGTGCGGGTTCTGGTATGCCAAAAAATTCAATTGGTACCATTTCGCAGATTGTACTCCAATGTAGTAACATTATTAAAATGTTAATCCCTTCCGAGCGCCGGACGCGCTGCGAGCGGCCTGGATGGCATCCAACGTGGCATGTCTTTTTTGCGCCCCTTTTTGTAATTGGCCATTTGCCCGGATCTTTTCAGAAGAGGTGGAAAaactgcaacaaaaaaatgtagcGTAAAGCGAGATAGACAAAATAAACGCGGGAAGTATAAACTGAGTGAAAAGTTGCTTCACGCCGTACACCGACATGGAATGGACTGTACGTACGTCATGTGGGAAAGTATGTTTAGGGCTGGGCTGGATAGCGATCTTGcactttctttttcgctcGTGGTGCTCATGGAAAAATGTCCCCGCCTCCCCTCCGTCCCTTTCGTCACCAGTGGGGCAATTTTTCGGTCATCGTGCAGGATTTAGGATTTAGCACAGGATGGACTACTACCCCCATGCCGGTTGGCGGTAAGCCCGCGATCGCTTTCAATGAAGATCCATTTCGGTACCGCAAATCATTGCCTCCACCGTATGCTGAGCGTACATTTTCCTAGACCAATCCTGCAGCATACCGGGAATGCCgggtgcaaaagaaaaagagaaacccTTTGGTTCTCTGCGAAATACAGCCCGTTTTAGCGAATGCGGTGGATGATATGACATGTTTCGTAAATTTGATGCCGGTACGGCTGggctgtttgtatttttttctcctctacCTCGTACTTCATCGCTATCACACCGTCTATCATGCATCGTTTGTATCCAGCTCACGGTTGTGCACAAAAAATATCCAGGATGGAACCGCTCGAGCGCGGAATTCCGGCGAATAAATAGATTAAACATCATCAACGCAATTATTAACCGTGTTCCAAACCCGGGGAAAAAaggtggagtgaaaattttaaaaggaaCCATTGGAGGAGCATGCAAACGAGAGTTTTCAGCAAGGGGTTTGCATGAACCACACTGCTGCCATTCGTGATCTGTTTTTCACCTGTCGAGTGTTTGTTCATTATCACGGGTTTGCATATGTAGATCGGTTCGAGTTATCTGCGATGAAACAGTGTAGAATCTTTCGCTTGCGATAACCACCCTGTCAATGTTATGGGACTGGAAAGGAATGAGGATGTATCTGCACGATGGAAAGCTGATAgtaacattaaaataataaattatgtgTCTCACCGTTTTGAGTTGCGGAAAATCGGGAAAAAATATTCTACCAAGTTTGGATGCCATCGATTTTCTAGAACGTTTTGGAGTGACTCGGTGACCTTAGTGTTGCAAAGTCGGATGAAATTTGCATCTCATCCATCATTTTATCAGGAGAAGGCACGCACCGGAAAGCCATTGTTTCGGAGCAGAACTGTCAGGATTTATTAATCTTAATTTACACCGTTCGGAGAAATGAtattaattgatatttatctTTTGTCTGCTTTAAAGTACAAAGAAAAtccttaaaattttatttattgtccTTGGTTAAGAACAAAAATTCGTTATTTGTTTCTTGCAATGCTCCTCGGTTTTAGCTTTTCTTCACTGATCTAGAAATGGTAATCGTTTTACCAAGTCGAATCACTTTAAATACGTCAAACTGTAAAATGAAAGAACACTTCATGCTCAGTATATTTCTCCATCTTTGTCGTGTCGACGGATGGGGTGATGAGCCGCCACCAAATGTTAGAATTCTTTGGTTATCCACTGGATGAAATGAACCTTTTCCTTTGACTGACAGCCGCTCGGAGATGGCAACTAGCCGCCTGGCGGCCACTTTTCCCGACGGCTGTACACCACTACACCTGGATCCCGATGAGGACgaaattttgtaaacaaaccgtACTCCTCCGGCCACAAACCGACACTGGAAGTTGCCGTCCAGTTCCCGTTGGCACATGCGCATCAGCTCCGCGTGGGGTAATACATGGAGCCGAAGTTGCCGTTTTGTATCATCATTGAACGGAGTGTTGCCGCAGCCGAAGGGATCCAGCCTGGCCGAGTTGTTGGTGCCGTTGTTGCTTCTCCGTCACTCCGGAACCCGAAGCTTATGGTCGGCTTGGAAACGACGGGGACGTCCTTTACCTTCTGGCTTGGTGTCCACTGGCATCCGGTGCGGCTAGTTTACGTCGTGACTTTGCCCGAAGAGGTCGACCCGTCGTGCCGCCGTGTGTTTTGAAGCAAAAGGAGCGCGTACACATTTTCGCCGCCTTTGGAGAATTGATTGTGTCTGGCCGATGCTGTGGCTTACCGACTGATTGTCTAACAGTAGGTCTAACAGACAAGTCGTTAGCTGCTGGCCTACATCGGTTCATTCTACGATTAGATTCCGTTCGACGCCGTTGGTgatggaacaaaacaaaaagtgaaaCGTCACCGAGTGCGTGGAAATCCGACGAGCAGAGAATCCCCCCGAGAACTACCGGATGAAAATTACTCGAGTTGTGTTCCGTTCACAGGTGAACCTCGATTGATCCAGACTCCCGGGAGCGCCTCACTGGCTTACGTTCATCTTTCGATCTTCGGCTTGACTTCGCTCGGTGGTGGATTGCTTGTCATTCCGTTAATTTACTTGCCGCTTGTCTGTATGCCGAAGAAAACGCCCGGGAGCGAAGCAGTGATTGCGACGCGGGCTACATGAAGCATGGCGCATCGATGTGCCAGTGTTTGCCGGTGGTGTACGTGTGCCAATCTGCCAAGCGGCCCGGTATCGGGGCGTACCGGCACGGGCCAAGGTTTATGCCGGCTCGACTCATTACGGTCGGTCTGAAAATCAAATGTCATTAGTGTGCCATCTATTTGTCTGTTGTGGTTGGTGGGTGGAAGCGTAAAGGGGGTATTCCGGGGGGGGCCGTGAGAGCCAAGGAGAAAAGGAAAGCGCTCACCAAGGAAGCTGCCAAATATATCAAACGGTTgcggtggaggcgcctggcACTTCACTTTTGCACCGGAGCTTTAATGAAGCTACGCCTGAAGGTAGGCAAGTGAGTCGTAATCCGTAGCGCACAATCAAAGCAAGAGTGTGTGGTATGCGGTATGCCTGCGGGTAATGGAAAGTGATGGAAGCTTCGATTGTTGAGTGCAACTGCGAAAAGtgaaaatcgaaaagaaaatctcctttaataattaaataaaggATTGCTTGTGTTGGAGAGGGTGAAAACATAGTGCGAACAAAAGGAGTGAGCCCGTTCGAGGATTACGAAAGGCGACTGGTTTTGCGAGACGAGGCTCTCCAGTACGGTCACACGACCGGAAGTTTCATCAGAACCCGGTGCACCTTAGACGGTCTATGGCAAAAGGAAAGTAGCGAACTTTTGCTCGAACCATCGAGAGTGATTTCACGTCCTCATCAACTTCAGAAAGCAAGGTAAGCAAAATAGAAAGCACCGCCCCACTTGGCGCCTAGCTGACTTCCTGACAATCTGGTGGCCACCTTTGGGACTTGCTTGAATTTAAAATGCACGATGCAGCTCCCAGCAAGGTATGGTAAGGTTGTTTGGGGCAAAAAGATCTTCCATATTTTTTCCTAACAAAAGGGGGGAGTTTCCGGCACACAGAACAGTGGAGCG from Anopheles coustani chromosome 3, idAnoCousDA_361_x.2, whole genome shotgun sequence harbors:
- the LOC131259011 gene encoding protein D3-like is translated as MAQADIGQFFAEHDIVPVLVDRAPQSFAKVVYRGKKLVDAGKELSPTEVREEPKVEWYADPTALHTLVMIDPDSPSRMEPSNREFAHWLVGNIPGRHVQNGETLFQYVPVFPRSGVGFHRYIFLVFRQQSWNDYSEAPRASSNNRTPRVRFSTRDFARRYSLGQPVAGNFFIAQYDDYVPVVLAKFPPSDDY